One region of Puniceicoccaceae bacterium genomic DNA includes:
- a CDS encoding chromosome partitioning protein ParB, giving the protein LGKSRVAVTNALRLLRLSADVQGYVSKNILSTGHAKVILGLDNSEEQQSFARRIIEQGWSVREAEKQIKRFKANPAASSTSSTSRTAATSAESSAIRDLEKKVSQILSAETQLKHNKNKGQLVIHYHGLDDLQRILDKIGVKSL; this is encoded by the coding sequence GCTTGGCAAGAGTCGGGTAGCCGTCACCAATGCACTGCGTCTGCTGCGCCTGAGTGCCGATGTGCAGGGCTACGTATCCAAAAACATCCTCTCCACCGGGCATGCCAAGGTCATCCTCGGACTCGATAACAGCGAGGAACAGCAGAGCTTTGCACGGCGCATCATTGAACAGGGCTGGAGCGTACGCGAAGCTGAAAAGCAGATCAAGCGCTTCAAGGCAAATCCCGCAGCAAGCAGCACTTCATCCACCAGCCGAACGGCAGCGACCAGCGCCGAGTCGAGTGCGATCCGGGATCTTGAAAAAAAGGTGTCGCAGATACTCAGTGCGGAAACCCAGCTCAAACACAACAAAAACAAGGGGCAGCTGGTCATTCACTACCATGGACTTGACGACCTGCAGCGCATTCTTGACAAAATCGGAGTCAAAAGCCTCTAG